One Candidatus Binatota bacterium genomic window carries:
- a CDS encoding acyl-CoA dehydrogenase, whose translation MSDIEQFRGECAAWLDENCPQSMRLEGPKAGDGTIGEMLAWGGRKADWSKNPDARVWLDRMAEKGWTAPTWPIEYGGGGLDKDEARVLRQELARLKAMPALAGFGLTMIGPLLVDHGTEEQKKRFLPEICRGEIRWCQGYSEPNSGSDLASLATRAELDGDDWVLNGQKVWTSYADLADWMFCLVRTDTENKHAGITFILFDMDDPGVTVRPIPLISGYSPFCETFIEDVRVPRDQVVGGVNNGWAMAKALLGHERNMISSAFSEYSSVNRVVELAREYLPGEDGRIGDAHRRDSIAALTMDKACLDLTIRRSGEAAKLGQQPGAETSIFKYYATELNKDRFSLMLSLLGPQALGWEGEGFESSELEITREWLRSRGNSIEGGTSEIQLNIIAKRVLGLPD comes from the coding sequence ATGTCCGACATAGAACAGTTCAGGGGTGAGTGCGCGGCGTGGCTTGATGAAAACTGCCCGCAGTCGATGAGGTTGGAAGGGCCGAAGGCCGGCGACGGTACCATAGGGGAAATGCTGGCCTGGGGCGGCCGCAAGGCCGATTGGAGCAAGAACCCGGATGCCCGGGTCTGGCTCGATCGCATGGCCGAAAAGGGTTGGACCGCTCCCACCTGGCCTATTGAGTATGGAGGAGGGGGGCTGGACAAGGACGAGGCTCGCGTGTTGAGGCAGGAATTGGCCCGGCTCAAGGCGATGCCCGCACTGGCCGGTTTCGGGCTCACGATGATAGGTCCGTTGCTGGTCGATCACGGTACCGAGGAACAGAAGAAGCGGTTTCTCCCGGAAATCTGCCGCGGTGAAATACGCTGGTGCCAGGGCTACTCGGAGCCCAACTCGGGCAGCGATCTCGCCAGTCTTGCGACCCGCGCCGAGCTCGACGGCGACGACTGGGTGCTCAACGGTCAGAAGGTCTGGACTTCGTACGCCGACTTGGCCGACTGGATGTTCTGTCTCGTGAGGACAGACACCGAGAATAAGCACGCCGGTATCACCTTCATTCTTTTTGACATGGATGATCCCGGCGTAACCGTGAGGCCCATCCCTTTGATAAGTGGATACTCGCCTTTCTGCGAAACTTTCATCGAGGACGTGCGCGTGCCTCGCGACCAGGTCGTGGGTGGCGTCAACAACGGCTGGGCGATGGCCAAGGCCCTGCTGGGTCACGAACGCAACATGATAAGCAGCGCGTTCAGCGAGTACAGTTCTGTCAACCGGGTGGTGGAGCTTGCGCGTGAGTACCTGCCCGGGGAAGACGGCAGGATAGGCGACGCCCACAGGAGGGATTCTATCGCTGCCTTGACGATGGACAAGGCCTGCCTCGATCTTACGATTCGGCGCAGCGGCGAGGCAGCCAAGCTGGGTCAACAGCCGGGGGCTGAGACTTCAATTTTCAAGTACTACGCTACCGAGCTCAACAAGGATCGCTTTTCGCTGATGTTGTCGTTGCTCGGCCCGCAGGCATTGGGCTGGGAGGGCGAGGGATTCGAGAGCAGCGAACTGGAGATAACCAGGGAGTGGTTGCGCTCGCGCGGCAACTCTATTGAAGGCGGTACTTCCGAGATCCAGCTCAACATTATTGCCAAGCGTGTGCTTGGTCTGCCCGACTGA
- a CDS encoding collagen-like protein, with protein sequence MFYQAADADAYNITRAKLSGGEVQLRGTGAPSNAVIIWEDEPVTRADARGRFSISTDIIPEQREGNCIARGTLLAGHQRGEVLVKLCPGDRGRKGRPGPKGVAGPSGPTGPQGVPGNPLEACHTVHARRDVGVSTERSETVSVSCEANEMLTGGGCASTPAFDSRESSHPEGQSWVCTVTAMHGPEVLPYGALESWAICCD encoded by the coding sequence ATGTTTTATCAGGCGGCTGACGCTGATGCCTACAACATCACCCGGGCCAAGCTTTCCGGCGGTGAGGTCCAGTTGCGCGGAACCGGTGCCCCGAGCAATGCCGTTATCATCTGGGAAGATGAGCCGGTGACCCGCGCCGATGCCAGGGGGCGTTTTTCTATCTCGACCGACATTATTCCCGAACAGCGCGAGGGCAACTGCATAGCCAGGGGCACCCTGCTTGCCGGCCACCAGCGCGGCGAGGTACTGGTAAAACTCTGCCCCGGCGACCGCGGGCGCAAGGGACGACCCGGGCCCAAGGGGGTAGCCGGTCCGTCCGGCCCCACCGGGCCGCAGGGAGTTCCGGGAAACCCTCTCGAGGCCTGCCACACCGTGCACGCCAGGCGTGACGTGGGCGTATCAACAGAGCGCTCGGAAACCGTGTCGGTGAGCTGCGAGGCCAACGAAATGTTAACCGGTGGCGGCTGTGCATCGACACCGGCCTTCGACTCAAGAGAAAGCTCCCACCCCGAGGGCCAGTCCTGGGTGTGCACGGTCACGGCCATGCACGGCCCCGAGGTGCTACCTTACGGCGCGCTCGAGTCCTGGGCTATCTGTTGCGACTAA